A stretch of DNA from Gymnodinialimonas sp. 57CJ19:
GGACGAGGCGGGGCCTCTGATGCCCGTGCGATTGCGGATTGGGGGGCGCACCGTCGGCGGCGCGATGTCTTGGGGAGAGCCCAAGGAACTACGCCCGTTTGAACAGGGCTCGCCGTTCTTCGGGCTGGCGATCCCGGCGGATGTGCAAGTGACCAGCCAGGTGGTGGCGCAGCCGGACCCTACCCTTGCAGACCGTACGATTGCATCGCTCTCGGATGGCACGCCCTTGGTCACACGTGCCAACCTTGGGCAAGGGTCGGTGATCTTGTTCCACGTCACGGCAAATGCGGAGTGGTCCACGTTGCCGCTGTCGGGCCTCTTCGTTCAAATGCTGGAACGCTTGGCAGTTTCGACCCGCCCCGTGGCCCCGGAAGCAGCGGATCTGGAGGGCACGATCTGGACCCCGGAAGAGGTGCTGGACGGCTTCGGCGTTTTGCGCGATGCGGGCACGCGCCCGGGCGTGGCGGGGGAAGATCTGGCGACAGCACCCCTGTCGGCCGAGGTCTTGCCGGGGCTTTATTCCGGCGAGGATCGACGCCTGGCCCGCAACGTGATGGCGCAGGACACGGCGCTGGCGGCTGCGCAATGGCCCGCCGATGTGCCGGTTGAAGGCATGTCGGTCACGGTGCCCACGGACCTTATGGCGGCGTTCCTGACGAGCGCCTTGGCTTTGCTGTTGCTCGATGCCCTCGCGGCGCTTTGGCTGGCGGGACGGCTCGGCCGGCTCACACAGGGCGTGGCCGTTCTCGCCGCGTCGATAGTGCTGACCCCACAGGCGGACGCACAGATGACCCCGGCAGAAGAGCTGGCGCTTCTGGCCACGTCGGAAGCAACATTGGCCTATGTTCTGACCGGAGATGAAGGCGTGGATGAGACATCCCGTGCGGGCCTTCAGGGCCTGTCCAACACGCTATACCAACGCACCTCAGTTGAGCCTGCGCCACCCATCGGGGTGAACCTGGAAACTGACGAACTGGCCTTCTTCCCGATGATCTATTGGCCGATCACGGCGGGCCAGGAGATTCCTTCCGCCGCCGCATACCGCCGCCTGAACGACTATCTGCGTGGTGGCGGGATGATCGTGTTTGATACGCGCGACGCCCATGTGGGGGGCTTCGGGTCTGGCACGCCGGAAGGCCGGCGCTTGCAGGTGATCGCGGCACCTCTGGATATTCCGCCGCTGGAGCCGATCCCCGATGATCATGTGCTGACGCGCACCTTTTATTTACTGCAAGACTTCCCCGGTCGCCATCTGTCGCGTGACGTCTGGGTCGAGGCTGCGCCCGCAGATGCGGAACAGATTGAGGGGATGCCGTTCCGCAACCTGAACGACGGCGTTACGCCGGTGCTGATCGGAGGCAACGATTGGGCCGCCGCTTGGGCGCAGGATGACCGGGGCCGGCCGCTCTACCCCGTGGGGCGAGGTCAAGCCGGTGAGCGCCAGCGCGAGATCGCGCTGCGATTCGGTGTGAATCTTGTAATGCATGTGCTCAGCGGCAATTACAAATCCGACCAGGTCCATGTGCCTGATCTGCTCGACCGATTGGGGCAATGATGGCGAACCAGATCCTCTTTGACCCGCATTTGTCGTGGCCCGTGATCTACGGCCTGGGTGCGGCGGTGTTGGTGATCCTTGCGCTGTCCATCTGGCGTGGCTTGGCGGGGTGGCCCTATCGTTTGCTGGCGGCGGCGGTGTTGTTGCTGGCCCTGATAAATCCGTCGTTGCAGTCGGAGGAGAGAGAGCCGCTGTCCGATATCGTTCTGCTGGTCGTGGACGAAAGCGCCAGCCAGCGGATCGCGAACCGCCCCGCGCAAACGGCCGAGGCGCTTGCCGCGTTGGAGGCCGAAGTTGCGGCGTTGGGGATGGAGGCGCGGATCGCCCGCGTGGGCGACGCTGAAGATAACGCGGGCACGCTGCTGATGTCCGAGTTACAGCGCCTGATGGCGGAGGAGCCGCGCGCAAGGATCGCGGGGGCGTTGCTGATAACCGACGGACGGTTGCATGACCCAGAGCTGGTGCCGGATATGCCCGCGCCGATCCATGCGCTGATTACCGGGCGTGACACCGATTGGGACCGCCGCCTTGTGGTGGAAACCGCGCCCGCCTTTGGGATCATCGGCGAAGAGCTGATGCTGACGATCCGCCTGGAGGATCAAGGCGCAGTCCCCGCAGGGCTGGAGGGACGCTCGCAAATTGTGATCGCTGTGGATGGCGGGACGCCGCAAACCTTCACGGTGCCCGTGGGCGAAAGTCTGGAGTTGCCGCTGACGTTGGAGCACGCGGGCCAAAACGTGATCCAGTTTACCGTCCCGGAAGCCCAAGGCGAATTGACGACGCGCAACAACGCCGCCGTGGTGCAGATCAACGGTATCCGCGACCGTTTGCGGGTGCTTTTGGTCAGTGGAGAGCCGCACCCCGGCCAGCGCACATGGCGCAACCTGCTGAAGTCAGATCCGTCGGTGGACCTTGTGCATTTCACCATCCTGCGCCCGCCCGACCGTCAAGACGGGGTGCCGGTTAGCGAGCTGTCCTTGATCGCTTTCCCCACAAGGGAATTGTTCATGGAACGGGTCGATGATTTCGACCTGATTATTTTTGACCGCTATCAGCGCCGTGGCATTCTGCCGATGGTCTACATCGACAACATTCGCCGCTACGTGGAAGACGGGGGTGCTTTGCTTGTGGCGGCGGGGCCGGACTTTGCGGGGGCGTCCTCTCTCTATCGGACGCCACTGGCGGATATCTTGCCGGGTCGGCCTACGGCGCGGGTGATCGAGCAGCCCTATCTCCCCACGATCAGCGAATTGGGGGCTCGGCATCCGGTTACAACGGGGCTGGAAGGCGACCATACGCCTCTGCCGGAAAGCGAGGCTCCTTGGGGGCGGTGGCTACGGCAGATTGAGCTGACGGAACAAGGCGGCCAAACGGTGATGGAGGGCGCCAATGGTGCGCCGCTTCTGATGCTGGACCGCGTGGGGCAAGGGCGCGTGGCGCTGCTGGCCTCGGATCACGCATGGCTATGGGATCGTGGGTATGAAGGCGGCGGTCCGCAATTGGAGTTGCTGCGCCGATTGGCCCATTGGATGATGGGCGAGCCGGACCTGGAAGAAGAGGCGCTGGTGGCCGATGTGGATGGCCAGACCATCACCATCACGCGCCGCACCCTAGCGGATGAGGCGGGTCGCGTCATCGTGACGACGCCGGATGGCCAGCAGCTGGAAGTGATGCTGGAGGAAAGCGCGCCGGGCGCGTTCTCGGCAGAGATTGAGGGTGAGGAACAGGGCCTCTATCGCTTGGTGGAGGGTGATATGGAGCGGGTCATCGCGCTCGGCCCGGCTGCCCCTCGAGAGTTCGAAGTGACGATTGCCGGGGCGGAGCGTCTGGAGCCATTGTTGACGGCCACAGGCGGGCGAGCAGTCCGGCTGGAAGAGGGCTTGCCTGACCTGCGCCGGGTATCGGAGGGCCGAATTGCCCACGGTCGCGGCTGGTTGGGGCTGACCACGAGAGAGGCCTATGTGACCACCGATTTGACGGTGACACCCTTCATCCGCACGTGGATTTTCCTGCTGTTGGCGGGCGGTTTGATGTTGGCTGGCTGGTTGCGCGAAGGACGGCAATAGGGCGCGACTTTACGGGGTTGGTTGGGGTCCCCGCGCTGCGTGCGCGGGGGTCGGTGGCGAGGGGGGAAGCCCCCCTCGCGCTCCCCCATTTCGGCGAACGCAGGCGGTGCGTTTGCGGAGAGGGTGGGTTTCGATATTTGTAAAAAGGTGAAGTTGGAGCGCGGCGTTCTGGGGCGCTGTCTTGTGACCTTGGGAGTGGCTCAGCGTGGCAGGGTGTAGGGGGCTGTCGTGTCAGACCAGCCGTCGGTGTTGGTGCGGGCGCGGACGAAGACTTGGGTGGTATCTTCGGGGATGGAAACGCCGGAGGTGCCTCGGGTGAAGGGTTGTTCGTCCACATGGGGGTGGGTCAAGGGACGTGTGGCGGCGATTGTGCCGTCGGCCAATTCGACGCGCCAGCCGTCGGCGTAGTCCTCCCACCCGGTGTCGGCATGGGACAGGGTCACGTCAAAGCGCCAGCCGGAAGCGGTTTGGGCGGCGGTGACTTCAAGGATTTGGGCTGGGTCGGCGGATGCGGGCGTTGTGGCGAGAAACAGGAGGGGGATGAGATACTTCATCGGTGCAGAATAGGGGCGATGGTACAGGAATGCACGACGCGAAGGTGTGAGGGGCATGGGTTAAAAGGGTTTGTAGACGACGAGGATCAGGATGCCGATGACGCCAAGCACGCTAATCTCGTTGTAGATGCGGAGCCAGCGGTCGGATTCGGTGAAGATGCCTTGGCGCGCCCGAAGAATGAGACGTCCGGTCCAGCCGTAGTGACCCGCCAGCAGGACCACGGTGCAGATCTTCAGCAGAGACCAGGTGGGCCAGCCCCAGAGGTGGGCAAGGTAAATGCCGGACAGCACTGCGACGACGCCAAGGCCGAGGGAAAAGCGGTAGATGCGGATGGTGAGATCTCCGGTCGGGCCGAAGGTGCCTTGCGCGGCCCATTCACGCTTCCAGAAAATCAACGCGCGCGGCGCGGCGAAGATGCCGGTCATCCACCCCAGAACGCACAGCAGATGTATGACTTTGACCCATTCCATGGCGCTTGTTGTGAGCGGGAAGCCCGCGGGTCGCAAGGGGCCAGATTGTCCCTGTGGGAAAACGATTGATGTGAGGTGGTATTGGTTATAATATTTTACCAATTCGTGCGATGCAGCCGCGCGTGACGGGAGGGTCAGCCTATGCAAATGCCGGAACCTGATGCAGGGATCATTGCGCGAAAGCCGAGGATTGTAGAGCAATTACTGGCGATCTTGCCGGAAACGGCGGTGATCCACGATCCGTTGCAGACCAAAGCTTATGAATGCGATGCCTTGACGGCCTACAAATGTCCGCCCCTGGCTGTGGTGTTGCCGAGCACGACCGAGGACGTCGCCGCCGTGCTGAAGCTGTGCCACGCGGAAGGGGTGCCCGTGGTGCCGCGCGGGTCTGGCACCTCTTTGGCGGGAGGGGCGTTGCCTACGGCTGATTGCGTGATCCTGGGCGTGGTCCGGATGAACCAAGTGCTGGAAACGGATTATGAGAACCGGGTGGTGCGGGTGCAGACCGGGCGCACGAACCTGTCGGTCACGGGGGCGGTGGAGGCGGAGGATTTCTTTTACGCGCCGGACCCGTCGTCGCAATTGGCCTGCGCCATTGCGGGCAATATCGCGATGAACTCGGGCGGGGCGCATTGCCTGAAGTATGGGGTGACAACGAACAATCTTCTGGGGGTCACGATGGTTACGATGGCCGGAGAGGTGTTGGAGATCGGCGGCGCGCACCTCGATAGTGGGGGCTATGATTTGCTGGGGTTGGTCTGCGGCAGCG
This window harbors:
- a CDS encoding CopD family protein, with amino-acid sequence MEWVKVIHLLCVLGWMTGIFAAPRALIFWKREWAAQGTFGPTGDLTIRIYRFSLGLGVVAVLSGIYLAHLWGWPTWSLLKICTVVLLAGHYGWTGRLILRARQGIFTESDRWLRIYNEISVLGVIGILILVVYKPF
- a CDS encoding DUF4159 domain-containing protein; its protein translation is MIGSLAFTSPLLLLALVALPLLWWLLRAVPPAPIKRRFPGIALLLGLSDDESQTDKTPWWLLLLRMAAVAAAIVGFAGPVLNPAEDRVAGDGPLLIVMDSSWASARDWPARLSRAELLLDDAARRGREVAVVQLTDLPASAPSFQAANAWAPRVPTLTPAPFAPDMSAAEDWVAALDGPAEVFWFSDGVAHEGRDALTEALGDLGALSVFQGDRDLIALSPPRFEDGMVRGDLSRLGSGAPRDVTVVAHGLDPAGLPRDLAQAVATFDAGEMVAQVAFDLPPELRNRITRFELSGERHAGAVALVDDALQRRQVALISAGADDEQQTLLWPLHYLRQALEPTADLMEGALSDVLLASPDVIMLADVATLSPEEEAGLIAWVENGGLLVRFAGPRLAGSDIARDEAGPLMPVRLRIGGRTVGGAMSWGEPKELRPFEQGSPFFGLAIPADVQVTSQVVAQPDPTLADRTIASLSDGTPLVTRANLGQGSVILFHVTANAEWSTLPLSGLFVQMLERLAVSTRPVAPEAADLEGTIWTPEEVLDGFGVLRDAGTRPGVAGEDLATAPLSAEVLPGLYSGEDRRLARNVMAQDTALAAAQWPADVPVEGMSVTVPTDLMAAFLTSALALLLLDALAALWLAGRLGRLTQGVAVLAASIVLTPQADAQMTPAEELALLATSEATLAYVLTGDEGVDETSRAGLQGLSNTLYQRTSVEPAPPIGVNLETDELAFFPMIYWPITAGQEIPSAAAYRRLNDYLRGGGMIVFDTRDAHVGGFGSGTPEGRRLQVIAAPLDIPPLEPIPDDHVLTRTFYLLQDFPGRHLSRDVWVEAAPADAEQIEGMPFRNLNDGVTPVLIGGNDWAAAWAQDDRGRPLYPVGRGQAGERQREIALRFGVNLVMHVLSGNYKSDQVHVPDLLDRLGQ